A genome region from Phycisphaerae bacterium includes the following:
- a CDS encoding alpha/beta fold hydrolase has protein sequence MQSFVNIPIGTQRLVACLHRPDALDPAPLVICCHGLTGTRIGSGYRFVALARRLSEMGIACLRFDFRGCGESDGRFIDVTSASLEEDLRAVLAAISGLEGCDSGRIGMAASSFGAHTVSGLASEIAGLRALVFLAPVADPKSLIARAMTDEAWDFLRRKGWIDHHGLPLGASFIETLPPWDAPRRLAAAGRPLLVYHGTQDAEVPIDQGQAYISAVQAAGVEAKLEPIEMRDHGMRSVSATQQIVMGAADWMKRWV, from the coding sequence GTGCAATCATTTGTTAACATCCCGATCGGGACACAGCGTCTCGTCGCCTGCCTGCATCGGCCCGACGCGCTCGATCCCGCCCCACTGGTCATCTGTTGTCACGGCCTGACCGGGACGCGGATTGGTTCGGGTTATCGATTCGTGGCGTTGGCGCGGCGACTTTCCGAAATGGGGATCGCCTGCCTGCGATTTGACTTTCGCGGGTGCGGGGAGAGCGACGGGCGGTTCATCGATGTCACGTCTGCGAGCCTGGAGGAAGACTTGCGGGCCGTCCTCGCGGCGATATCGGGTCTGGAGGGATGTGATTCCGGACGAATCGGCATGGCCGCGAGCAGCTTCGGGGCGCACACGGTTTCGGGCCTGGCCAGCGAGATTGCGGGCTTGCGTGCACTGGTCTTCCTCGCGCCGGTCGCGGACCCAAAGTCGCTTATCGCCCGGGCCATGACTGACGAGGCGTGGGACTTCCTTCGGCGCAAGGGGTGGATCGATCACCATGGCCTGCCGCTCGGAGCGTCCTTTATTGAGACGCTTCCACCGTGGGACGCCCCGCGGCGGCTGGCGGCGGCCGGGCGGCCTCTCCTTGTATACCACGGGACGCAAGATGCCGAGGTGCCGATCGACCAGGGTCAGGCCTATATCTCGGCCGTGCAGGCGGCAGGGGTCGAAGCGAAGCTGGAACCCATTGAAATGCGCGATCACGGAATGCGAAGCGTCTCGGCAACGCAACAGATTGTTATGGGGGCCGCGGATTGGATGAAACGGTGGGTCTGA
- a CDS encoding MFS transporter, with translation MDLFRVRRVPYMARRNYHYEMQHLVLWGLFAGLVEGTVSAVIVSKTFGGSNFLITVVQATPAFANLVSIWWGAMLVGRRKLPAFIALASASIAVSLTVGFTPHSHQGGWIFAAQILLSRLFMSGVVTTRASLWKSNYPRSHRGRITANLQIVRTLMSLPVILGGGLLFDLDPMTYRWFYPVVSLIGAASLYLRRKERVRGERIALAGRNGGGGQEPIADPGLIAPFSLVALISPFHLLPRMWKVLQEDRRFARYCVAQGCIGSANLMAMPVNTIVLTKLLNLNYTYSNGLLDIIPRAITIASLGLWAHLFDRIGVLRFRVYNSLCWCGSLMFCGIGAMFARESGGQLGTAFGIAVGIYFLGRMFEGLAQSGGAIAWNIGHLHFAEDDKAELYMGIHVSLTGLRGLIAPFVGMFLYHWIDWGVFIVGFAVSGVGFLIFSRLAREETRSARRAASA, from the coding sequence ATGGATCTCTTCCGCGTCCGGCGCGTGCCCTACATGGCCCGCCGCAACTACCACTACGAAATGCAGCATCTCGTCCTCTGGGGCCTCTTCGCCGGCCTCGTCGAGGGGACCGTCTCCGCCGTCATCGTCAGTAAGACCTTTGGCGGCAGCAACTTCCTCATCACCGTCGTGCAGGCCACGCCCGCCTTCGCCAATCTCGTCAGCATCTGGTGGGGTGCCATGCTTGTCGGCCGTCGCAAGCTCCCCGCCTTCATCGCCCTCGCCTCCGCCAGTATCGCCGTCAGTCTGACCGTCGGCTTCACCCCGCACAGCCACCAGGGCGGCTGGATCTTCGCCGCGCAGATTCTCCTTTCCCGCCTGTTCATGTCCGGTGTCGTCACGACGCGAGCGAGCCTGTGGAAAAGCAATTACCCGCGCTCGCACCGCGGCCGAATCACCGCCAACCTCCAGATCGTCCGCACGCTCATGAGCCTGCCCGTCATCCTCGGCGGCGGGCTGCTCTTTGACTTGGACCCCATGACCTATCGCTGGTTCTACCCGGTTGTCTCGCTCATCGGCGCGGCGAGCCTGTACCTGCGGCGCAAGGAGCGCGTCCGCGGCGAGCGAATCGCGCTGGCCGGCCGCAACGGCGGTGGAGGCCAGGAACCGATCGCCGACCCGGGCCTGATCGCCCCGTTCAGTCTCGTGGCCCTTATTTCTCCTTTTCATTTATTGCCAAGGATGTGGAAAGTCCTGCAGGAAGACCGCCGCTTTGCCCGCTACTGCGTCGCGCAGGGCTGTATCGGCTCGGCCAACTTGATGGCCATGCCCGTCAATACGATCGTACTGACCAAGCTGCTCAACCTGAACTACACCTACAGCAACGGCCTCCTGGACATCATCCCGCGCGCCATCACTATCGCCTCGCTGGGTCTCTGGGCGCACCTGTTTGATCGCATCGGCGTCCTGCGCTTTCGCGTTTACAACTCGCTCTGCTGGTGCGGCTCGCTCATGTTCTGCGGCATCGGAGCCATGTTCGCACGGGAAAGCGGCGGTCAACTCGGTACGGCCTTCGGGATTGCGGTCGGCATCTATTTCCTGGGCCGCATGTTCGAGGGCCTCGCCCAGAGCGGCGGCGCGATCGCCTGGAACATCGGCCACCTCCACTTCGCCGAGGACGACAAGGCCGAACTCTACATGGGCATCCACGTGTCGCTGACGGGTCTCCGCGGCCTCATCGCCCCCTTCGTCGGCATGTTCCTGTATCACTGGATCGACTGGGGCGTCTTCATCGTCGGCTTTGCCGTCTCGGGAGTGGGCTTCCTTATCTTCTCACGACTGGCTCGCGAGGAAACGCGAAGCGCTCGTCGAGCCGCGAGTGCTTAG
- a CDS encoding TIR domain-containing protein, with amino-acid sequence MNTEPIRIYVCYEPDQRLCADPLNSWPVTNADLNAYDRRVQTPLNSAEAEPIKAALAQQIEAADVTICIIGPETHASEWIAWELAVSKEGSHRNGLVGIVLHEYDRHPDAMVDSGAIFVRFKRDLVERAVRWAVEEPHTSDDFTLQDE; translated from the coding sequence GTGAACACCGAACCCATACGCATCTACGTCTGCTACGAGCCGGACCAGCGACTCTGCGCCGACCCGCTGAATTCGTGGCCGGTCACAAATGCCGACCTCAACGCGTACGATCGACGCGTGCAGACGCCCCTCAACAGCGCCGAGGCGGAGCCGATCAAGGCCGCTTTGGCGCAGCAGATCGAGGCGGCGGATGTGACGATCTGCATCATCGGGCCGGAGACTCACGCCAGCGAGTGGATCGCCTGGGAACTGGCGGTCTCCAAAGAGGGATCGCACCGTAACGGCCTCGTTGGGATCGTCCTGCACGAGTACGACCGGCATCCGGATGCAATGGTGGACAGCGGGGCAATCTTCGTGCGGTTCAAGCGCGACCTGGTGGAGCGGGCGGTGCGCTGGGCGGTGGAGGAGCCGCATACGTCGGACGATTTCACGCTGCAGGATGAATAG